The Corallococcus macrosporus genome segment ACGCGGGCGACCACCACACCTGCGGCGTGAACACGACGGGGACCTTGTCGTGCTGGGGCTCCAACGCGAAGGGCGAGGCCACGCCTCCCACGGGGACCTTCGTCCAGGTGGCGGCGGGCTATGACAACACCTGCGCGCTGAAGTCCGACGGCAGCGTGGTGTGCTGGGGCAGCACGGAGTACGGCCAGGGCACCAACCTGCCGACGACGCCCGTGTTCGGCAACAACCCGGGGCTGAACCTGACGCCCACGCGCCACATCAGCGCGGGCTACCGGGGCATGTTCTGCGGGGTGACCTCGGCGGGCAGCCTGTCGTGCTGGTCGAAGCACTACGTGCCGGAGTACGCCCCGGTGGGCACGTTCGCGCAGGTGAGCGTGTCCGACGGCGGCGTGTGCGCGCTGCGCACGGACGGCTCGCCGGTGTGCTGGGGGCTCTCCCTCTACGTGCCCAACACCAACACCGACCGCTTCGTGCAACTGGCCACGGGCCAGTACCACGTCTGCGGCCGCCGGACCGACGGTACCGTGAAGTGCTGGGGCAATGGCTACTACGGCCAGCTCGCCGTGCCGCTCGCCACCTTCACGCAGATTGACGCGGGCGGCAGCCACACCTGCGGCGTGAAGGCGGATGGCACCGCGGTGTGCTGGGGGGATGACTTCGGCGGGCAGAGCAGCGCCACGCCGGCGGGGGCCTTCACCTCCGTGGCCGCGAGCTGCAACAGCAGTTGCGGCATCCGTCCGGATGGCAGCGTGGTGTGCTGGGGCTTCAACGGCATGGGCCAGAACAACGCGCCCGCGGGTGTCTTCACCCAGGTGGACCTGGGCTGCAACCTGAGCTGCGCGCTGAAGGCGGACGGCA includes the following:
- a CDS encoding RCC1 domain-containing protein, with the translated sequence MTHDSIQRLGRWLRVIALGATATLASTAAAQVANVRGDDPVISAGAYHGCGLKLDGTLGCWGNGWHGQNVAPSGTFTQVSGGYFHTCGVKSDGSVACWGANDGGQTAAPSGTFKQVTSGGHFSCGLRTDDTVACWGANDNGQATAPSGTFRQLSAGVWHACGVKTDGTAACWGGNWAGQALAPTGAFTQVTSGELHSCGLKSDGTGVCWGDTSQGRASVPAGTFVQINAGDHHTCGVNTTGTLSCWGSNAKGEATPPTGTFVQVAAGYDNTCALKSDGSVVCWGSTEYGQGTNLPTTPVFGNNPGLNLTPTRHISAGYRGMFCGVTSAGSLSCWSKHYVPEYAPVGTFAQVSVSDGGVCALRTDGSPVCWGLSLYVPNTNTDRFVQLATGQYHVCGRRTDGTVKCWGNGYYGQLAVPLATFTQIDAGGSHTCGVKADGTAVCWGDDFGGQSSATPAGAFTSVAASCNSSCGIRPDGSVVCWGFNGMGQNNAPAGVFTQVDLGCNLSCALKADGTSQCWAGYSLSPLVRTDGPFSQIVTGMDEACVLRPSGAVSCWDRDGTWPGAPASFP